In Planctomycetota bacterium, the genomic window TTTGACCCTGGTTGTGATACCTTCCGTTTACCGCATCTTTGATATCATCCTTACCAAATTCCATCTTTCCAGGGAATCGAAGAAACAATAAATCACTTCGCGATTGATTTGGCAAGTGCAATACCGAGTTCGCGCAATGCTTCCTGGGAGGCCTTATCCGGTTTATCTTTCACCAAAACAGATTTCCCGAGTTGCTGCAGCCTGAAAGCGCGGCAGAGCTGTTCGATGCTCTTGGCAGCCGTCCCTCCGCCTCCGTGGGTGACGAATATACCGCAGGGTTTATTATCAAGCTTTCCCTGGGTGGGGTAGAAAGTCCGGTCGAAGAAATCCTTAACGATCCCGGACATATAGCCAAAATAATCCGGCGAGCCGAGGCAAACCGCGTCA contains:
- a CDS encoding NAD(P)H-dependent oxidoreductase, with translation MLKKVLIVYHSQTGNTKLAAEFVAEGVRSVKETAPIVKKAPDAGPEELIAADAVCLGSPDYFGYMSGIVKDFFDRTFYPTQGKLDNKPCGIFVTHGGGGTAAKSIEQLCRAFRLQQLGKSVLVKDKPDKASQEALRELGIALAKSIAK